The DNA segment GTTGACCACCACCAGGTCGATGGTGGGGATCTCGTGCTTGGCCAACGTGGCGACGTGCTCGGGCAGGTCGCGACGCGCGAGGATGCCGGCGTGCACTTTCGGTTGCAGGGTCTTCACACGGCCATCGAGCATCTCGGGAAGCCGGTGTAGTCGGCGACTTCGGTGCAGGGCACGCCGTTGTCGGCGAGCAGCTTGGCAGTGCCGCCGGTGGAGAAAGCAGCTTGACGCCGAGGGCGTGCAGGCCTTTGGCGAATCGGAGGACGCCGGATTTGTCGGAGACGCTGATGGAGTGCTTGGGTGATGGCCATGATGATTCCCGATTAAATAAAAATCTTTTCCCTCTTCCTTAACTTCCCTCTCCCGCAAGCGGCGAGGGAGCGGACGAACCGCTGCGCGGAATGGGATTAAACGATGCCGTGTTGCAGCATCTTCTTCTTGCGCAGGGTGTTGCGGTTGATGCCGAGCATCTCGGCTGCGCGCGTCTGGTTGCCGCCGACATGCTCCAGCACCATCTCGATCAGCGGTTTCTCGACGCAATCCATCACC comes from the Nitrosomonadales bacterium genome and includes:
- a CDS encoding Fis family transcriptional regulator → VMDCVEKPLIEMVLEHVGGNQTRAAEMLGINRNTLRKKKMLQHGIV